A genomic segment from Variovorax paradoxus B4 encodes:
- a CDS encoding endonuclease domain-containing protein: MKEDAGMSGPLSRERERARVRARALREAPTDAESLLRYHLRDRRLANFKFRRQRPIGPYFADFACLEAKLVVELDGGQHVEAAGCDENRTRFIEAQGYRVLRFWNNEVLTQTDAVRERTLQALQEDNPHPSPLPQAGEGARQDTRNLKP; this comes from the coding sequence ATGAAAGAGGACGCCGGCATGTCTGGTCCCCTCTCCCGCGAGCGGGAGAGGGCTCGGGTGAGGGCGAGAGCATTGCGCGAAGCCCCCACAGACGCCGAGTCCCTCCTCCGGTACCACCTGCGCGACCGCCGCCTTGCCAATTTCAAGTTTCGTCGTCAACGTCCGATCGGTCCGTACTTCGCAGACTTTGCATGCCTCGAAGCGAAGCTGGTCGTTGAACTGGACGGCGGGCAGCACGTGGAAGCTGCTGGCTGCGACGAGAACCGGACTCGCTTCATCGAAGCCCAGGGCTACCGCGTCCTCCGGTTCTGGAACAACGAAGTGCTGACGCAGACGGATGCTGTTCGCGAACGGACTCTGCAGGCGCTGCAGGAAGACAACCCTCACCCCAGCCCTCTCCCGCAAGCGGGAGAGGGAGCAAGACAAGACACCAGGAATCTCAAGCCATGA
- a CDS encoding acetyl-CoA C-acyltransferase has translation MKQVQDAYIVSATRTPIGKSHRGYFRNYRPDDLLATTLKAALAAVPGLDPKAIEDIICGCAIPESQQGLNVARIGAVLAGLPTSIGGITVNRFCASGLSAVQMAADRIRVGEADVMIAAGVESMSMVPMMGNSPSLSPSIFEREGDVGIAYGMGLTAEKVAQQWKVSREAQDEFALASHQKALAAQKAGKFADEITPIEVTDRTPDLTTGESIAKTRTVNLDEGARPDTSLEGLAKLRTVFAARGTVTAGNSSQTSDGAGALILASEKAVKQYGLTPLARFVSFASKGVPPHIMGIGPIEAIPAALRYAGLKHEDIDWFELNEAFAAQSLAVINTLGLDPSKVNPMGGAIALGHPLGATGAIRAATVVHALRRENLKYGMVTMCVGMGQGAAGIFERV, from the coding sequence ATGAAACAAGTCCAAGACGCCTACATCGTCTCCGCCACCCGCACCCCCATCGGCAAGTCGCACCGCGGCTACTTCCGCAACTACCGTCCCGACGACCTGCTCGCGACCACGCTGAAGGCCGCGCTCGCCGCCGTGCCGGGCCTCGACCCCAAGGCCATCGAGGACATCATCTGCGGCTGCGCGATCCCCGAATCGCAGCAGGGCCTGAACGTCGCGCGCATCGGCGCGGTGCTCGCGGGCCTGCCGACCAGCATCGGCGGCATCACCGTGAACCGCTTCTGCGCCTCGGGGCTTTCGGCCGTGCAGATGGCGGCGGACCGCATCCGCGTGGGCGAGGCCGACGTGATGATCGCGGCCGGCGTCGAGAGCATGAGCATGGTGCCCATGATGGGCAACTCGCCTTCGCTGTCGCCCTCCATCTTCGAACGCGAAGGCGATGTCGGCATTGCCTACGGCATGGGCCTCACGGCCGAGAAGGTCGCGCAGCAGTGGAAGGTGAGCCGCGAGGCGCAGGACGAATTCGCGCTCGCCTCGCACCAGAAGGCGCTGGCCGCGCAGAAGGCCGGCAAGTTCGCGGATGAGATCACGCCCATCGAGGTGACCGACCGCACGCCGGACCTCACCACCGGCGAATCGATTGCCAAGACCCGCACCGTCAACCTCGACGAAGGCGCGCGCCCCGACACCAGCCTCGAAGGCCTGGCGAAGCTGCGCACCGTGTTCGCCGCGCGCGGCACCGTCACGGCCGGCAACAGCTCGCAGACTTCCGACGGCGCGGGCGCGCTGATCCTCGCGAGCGAGAAGGCCGTGAAGCAATACGGCCTCACGCCGCTCGCACGCTTCGTGAGTTTCGCGAGCAAGGGCGTGCCGCCGCACATCATGGGCATCGGCCCGATCGAAGCCATTCCGGCCGCGCTGCGCTATGCAGGCCTCAAGCACGAGGACATCGACTGGTTCGAGCTCAACGAAGCCTTCGCCGCGCAGTCGCTCGCGGTGATCAACACGCTGGGGCTCGACCCGAGCAAGGTCAACCCGATGGGCGGCGCGATTGCGCTGGGTCATCCGCTCGGCGCGACGGGCGCGATCCGCGCGGCCACGGTGGTGCATGCGCTGCGTCGCGAGAACCTGAAGTACGGCATGGTCACGATGTGCGTAGGCATGGGGCAGGGCGCCGCAGGCATCTTCGAGCGCGTCTAG
- a CDS encoding alpha/beta fold hydrolase, with amino-acid sequence MQTQQIPVDNGVQLAVRRYEPAGAPRASIVIGGAMGVRQSFYEPFAQWLAQQGLRVWTFDYRGSGDSRNGASLRGFEADLFDWARDYEAVIDAAKAAQPAQPLYLLGHSLGAQLPGFLQRPEQVDGLVSIAAGSGYWRENAPKLRRSILYFWFVLVPLATRLCGYFPGRRLKKVGDLPRGVILQWRRWCLHPRYSVGAEGEIALQSYGRVRFPVLALSITDDELMTLAGTESLLSLYAGAPRAVERIAPADVQARRIGHFGFFREQFSRSLWPSTVDKLHRLAALTAVQHADVPHTTA; translated from the coding sequence ATGCAGACGCAGCAGATCCCGGTCGACAACGGCGTGCAACTGGCGGTTCGCCGCTACGAGCCCGCCGGCGCACCGCGCGCCAGCATCGTGATCGGCGGCGCGATGGGCGTGCGCCAGTCGTTCTACGAACCCTTCGCGCAGTGGCTCGCGCAGCAGGGCCTGCGCGTCTGGACCTTCGACTACCGCGGCTCGGGCGATTCGCGCAACGGCGCCTCGCTGCGCGGCTTCGAGGCCGACCTGTTCGACTGGGCGCGCGACTACGAAGCGGTGATCGACGCCGCCAAGGCCGCGCAGCCCGCGCAGCCGCTCTATCTCCTCGGCCACAGCCTGGGCGCACAGCTGCCGGGTTTCCTGCAGCGGCCCGAGCAGGTGGACGGCCTCGTCAGCATCGCAGCCGGCAGCGGCTACTGGCGCGAGAACGCGCCGAAGCTCCGGCGCAGCATCCTTTACTTCTGGTTCGTTCTCGTGCCGCTGGCCACGCGGCTGTGCGGCTACTTTCCGGGCCGCCGGCTGAAGAAGGTCGGCGACTTGCCGCGCGGCGTGATCCTGCAGTGGCGGCGCTGGTGCCTCCATCCGCGCTACAGCGTGGGTGCCGAAGGCGAAATCGCCCTGCAGAGCTACGGGCGCGTGCGCTTCCCGGTGCTCGCGCTGTCCATCACCGACGACGAACTCATGACGCTCGCCGGCACCGAAAGCCTGCTGAGCCTCTATGCCGGCGCGCCGCGCGCCGTGGAGCGCATTGCGCCCGCCGACGTGCAGGCGCGGCGCATCGGGCACTTCGGCTTCTTCCGAGAACAGTTCAGCCGGAGCCTGTGGCCGAGCACGGTCGACAAACTGCACCGGCTGGCCGCGCTTACCGCAGTGCAGCACGCCGACGTCCCGCACACGACTGCGTGA
- a CDS encoding acyl-CoA thioesterase, translating to MSTQHPFDKALALHHSDIRVGHFTGATSPDYWNMVGPFGGATAAIALQSVMQHPDVLGTPIALTVNFAAALEAGAFDVQATAVRTNRSTQHWTVQITQPGAGGAPNMTTTATVVTAARRETWSQSDMPMPEAPRPGTVERLSVGPAGVAWLDQYEMRLFGGSIPAKWDASLHHSESRLWLRDAQARPLDLASLAAMSDVFYPRVWLRRAKHVPAGTVSITTYFHAGPAQLAEVGTGYLLGRAVGQQFFNGFFDQTAHLWSEQGVLLATSNQIVYYKE from the coding sequence ATGAGCACGCAACACCCCTTCGACAAAGCCCTGGCCCTGCACCACAGCGACATCCGCGTGGGCCACTTCACCGGTGCCACGAGCCCGGACTACTGGAACATGGTGGGCCCGTTCGGCGGCGCCACCGCAGCCATTGCACTGCAGTCGGTGATGCAGCATCCGGATGTGCTGGGCACGCCGATCGCGCTGACCGTCAACTTTGCGGCCGCGCTGGAGGCCGGCGCATTCGACGTGCAGGCCACGGCGGTACGCACCAACCGCTCGACGCAGCACTGGACCGTGCAGATCACGCAGCCTGGCGCAGGCGGCGCGCCGAACATGACCACCACTGCCACCGTGGTGACGGCCGCGCGCCGCGAGACCTGGAGCCAGAGCGACATGCCGATGCCCGAGGCGCCCAGGCCCGGGACGGTCGAGCGCCTGAGCGTCGGCCCGGCCGGCGTGGCCTGGCTCGACCAGTACGAGATGCGCCTGTTCGGCGGCAGCATTCCCGCGAAGTGGGACGCGAGCCTGCACCACAGCGAAAGCCGGCTCTGGCTGCGCGACGCGCAGGCGCGGCCGCTCGACCTTGCTTCGCTGGCCGCCATGAGCGACGTGTTCTATCCACGCGTCTGGCTGCGGCGCGCCAAGCATGTGCCGGCGGGCACGGTGTCGATCACCACGTATTTCCATGCCGGCCCGGCGCAGTTGGCCGAGGTCGGCACGGGCTACCTGCTGGGCCGCGCGGTGGGGCAGCAGTTCTTCAACGGCTTCTTCGACCAGACGGCGCATCTGTGGAGCGAGCAGGGCGTGTTGCTCGCCACCTCGAACCAGATCGTCTACTACAAAGAATAG
- a CDS encoding SDR family oxidoreductase, translated as MTSMQKTALIVGAGDATGGAIARRFAREGYAACVTRRSLDKLQPLVAQIEATGGRAHAFACDARKEEEVVALVEQIESTIGPIEVMVFNIGANVPESILAETARKYFKVWEMACFSGFLNGREVARRMVAREMPKSGHRGTIIFTGATASLRGAANFGAFSGAKMALRALAQSMARELGPQGIHVAHVVVDGAIDTEFIRSNFPERYALKDSDGILNPEHIADSYWMLHSQPRDAWTHELDLRPWSEKF; from the coding sequence ATGACTTCCATGCAAAAGACCGCACTCATCGTCGGCGCCGGCGACGCCACCGGCGGCGCCATCGCCCGCCGTTTCGCGCGCGAGGGCTATGCCGCCTGCGTCACGCGCCGCAGCCTCGACAAGCTGCAGCCACTGGTCGCGCAGATCGAGGCCACGGGCGGCCGCGCCCATGCCTTTGCCTGCGATGCGCGCAAGGAAGAGGAAGTGGTGGCGCTCGTCGAGCAGATCGAATCGACCATCGGGCCGATCGAGGTGATGGTGTTCAACATCGGTGCCAACGTGCCCGAGAGCATCCTGGCCGAGACCGCGCGCAAGTACTTCAAGGTGTGGGAGATGGCCTGCTTCTCGGGCTTTCTCAACGGGCGCGAGGTGGCCAGGCGCATGGTAGCGCGCGAGATGCCGAAGAGCGGGCATCGCGGCACGATCATCTTCACGGGCGCCACGGCGTCGCTGCGCGGCGCGGCCAACTTCGGCGCGTTTTCGGGTGCCAAGATGGCGTTGCGCGCGCTGGCCCAGTCGATGGCGCGCGAGCTCGGGCCACAGGGCATTCACGTGGCGCACGTGGTGGTCGACGGCGCCATCGACACCGAGTTCATCCGCAGCAATTTCCCCGAGCGCTATGCGCTGAAGGACAGCGACGGCATCCTGAACCCCGAGCACATCGCCGACAGCTACTGGATGCTGCACTCGCAGCCGCGCGACGCCTGGACGCATGAGCTCGATCTGCGGCCGTGGTCCGAGAAGTTCTGA
- a CDS encoding 2-hydroxychromene-2-carboxylate isomerase: MTKTVEFYFDFGSPAAYLAATQLPHVCADTGAELVWKPMLLGGVFQATGNRSPAEVVPKGPYMTIDLKRFARRYGVPFVHNPHFPINTLLLMRGATGLQMKEPARLGAYVDAVFHAMWVEPKNMNDPATVAAVLQNAGFDATALLALAGTQEVKDRLRAVTQEAVARGVFGAPTMFVGDQMFWGQDRLDFVREALDA, translated from the coding sequence ATGACAAAGACAGTCGAGTTCTATTTCGACTTCGGCAGCCCCGCCGCCTACCTCGCCGCCACGCAGTTGCCACACGTGTGCGCCGACACCGGCGCCGAGCTGGTGTGGAAACCCATGCTGCTCGGCGGCGTGTTCCAGGCCACTGGCAACCGTTCGCCGGCCGAGGTCGTCCCCAAGGGCCCCTACATGACCATCGACCTGAAGCGCTTCGCCAGGCGCTACGGCGTGCCCTTTGTGCACAACCCGCACTTCCCCATCAACACGCTGCTGCTGATGCGCGGTGCGACAGGCCTCCAGATGAAGGAGCCGGCGCGCCTCGGCGCGTATGTCGATGCAGTCTTCCACGCGATGTGGGTCGAGCCGAAGAACATGAACGACCCGGCCACCGTGGCCGCCGTCTTGCAAAATGCGGGCTTCGACGCCACCGCCTTGCTCGCACTGGCCGGCACGCAGGAAGTGAAAGACCGGCTGAGGGCCGTCACGCAGGAAGCGGTGGCGCGCGGTGTGTTCGGCGCGCCCACCATGTTCGTCGGCGACCAGATGTTCTGGGGCCAGGACCGCCTGGATTTCGTGCGCGAAGCCCTCGACGCCTGA
- a CDS encoding enoyl-CoA hydratase, which produces MSDILVHTEAGVMTLTFNRVDKKNSITSAMYGELADALAAAEGDAAVRCVLIQGDPTIFSAGNDIGDFLNAPPAGKDSPVFRFLRGIATFPKPVVAAVCGPAVGIGTTMLFHCDLVYAGDNAAFSMPFVNLGLCPEAASSLLVPQMLGYHRAAEALLLGEPFMAEAALEVGLVNRIVPPTEANAIAQVQARKLAAKPLSALVETKRLLKKAQMPAVLERMDEEGASFGRMLREPAAREAFGAFMEKRKPDFSKV; this is translated from the coding sequence ATGAGCGACATCCTCGTCCACACCGAAGCCGGTGTGATGACCCTCACCTTCAACCGCGTCGACAAGAAGAATTCGATCACCAGCGCCATGTACGGCGAGCTCGCCGATGCACTGGCCGCGGCCGAGGGCGATGCGGCCGTGCGCTGCGTGCTGATCCAGGGCGACCCCACCATCTTCAGCGCGGGCAACGACATCGGCGACTTCCTCAACGCGCCGCCCGCCGGCAAGGACTCGCCGGTGTTCCGCTTCCTGCGCGGCATCGCGACCTTTCCGAAGCCCGTCGTCGCAGCCGTCTGCGGCCCGGCCGTGGGCATCGGCACCACGATGCTGTTCCATTGCGACCTGGTCTACGCGGGCGACAACGCGGCGTTCTCGATGCCCTTCGTGAACCTGGGCCTGTGCCCCGAGGCGGCATCGAGCCTGCTGGTGCCGCAGATGCTGGGCTACCACCGCGCGGCCGAGGCGCTGCTGCTGGGCGAGCCCTTCATGGCCGAGGCCGCGCTCGAAGTGGGCTTGGTCAACCGCATCGTGCCGCCGACCGAAGCCAATGCCATCGCGCAGGTGCAGGCCCGCAAGCTCGCGGCCAAGCCGCTGAGCGCGCTGGTCGAGACCAAGCGCCTGCTGAAGAAGGCGCAGATGCCCGCGGTGCTCGAACGCATGGACGAAGAAGGCGCGAGCTTCGGCCGCATGCTGCGCGAACCCGCTGCGCGCGAGGCCTTCGGCGCCTTCATGGAGAAACGCAAGCCCGATTTCTCGAAGGTCTGA
- a CDS encoding ABC transporter substrate-binding protein, whose amino-acid sequence MRPLRIGIIGSWSGPYAAGGRQFDAGMSVWLAAHSQRIAGRPVELLRRDVPGSAPEQARRQAQDLVEGERVDLLAGLDFSSNAYAVGAVATQAKVPLLVMNAASSGITARCPFAVRVSFTIAQVTMPLARWAIQQGLRDVCTVVADYASGVDAESAFVSAITAGGGRIGAMLRVPLNTLDYSAYMLRLRQLRPQAVFFFLPSGQMPATFLKFWRDRGMADTGIRLLATGDATDDHYLEGIGELADGLVTSHHYSFAHESAANRRFTGVFETEYGSHLRPGYFAVAAHDALAAADAAMSSPAARGGASAEQLVNAFRGLRLESPRGPIEIDAHTRDIVQAVYIRRTERLDGRWINREFERFERVRDPAL is encoded by the coding sequence GTGCGGCCGCTGCGCATCGGCATCATCGGTTCCTGGTCCGGCCCCTATGCCGCCGGTGGGCGGCAGTTCGATGCCGGCATGTCGGTCTGGCTTGCCGCCCACAGCCAGCGCATCGCGGGGCGCCCGGTCGAGCTGCTGCGCCGCGACGTGCCCGGCAGCGCGCCCGAGCAGGCGCGCCGCCAGGCCCAGGACCTGGTGGAGGGCGAGCGCGTGGACCTGCTCGCGGGGCTGGACTTCAGCTCCAACGCCTATGCCGTGGGCGCCGTGGCCACGCAGGCCAAGGTGCCTCTCCTGGTGATGAATGCGGCTTCCTCGGGCATCACGGCGCGCTGCCCGTTCGCGGTGCGGGTGTCCTTCACCATCGCGCAGGTCACGATGCCGCTGGCGCGCTGGGCGATCCAGCAAGGACTGCGCGATGTCTGCACGGTGGTGGCCGACTACGCCTCGGGCGTCGATGCCGAAAGCGCTTTCGTCTCGGCCATCACCGCAGGCGGTGGCCGCATCGGCGCGATGCTGCGCGTGCCGCTCAATACGCTGGACTATTCGGCCTACATGCTGCGGCTGCGCCAGCTCAGGCCGCAGGCGGTGTTCTTCTTCCTGCCTTCGGGCCAGATGCCGGCGACCTTCCTCAAGTTCTGGCGCGACCGCGGCATGGCCGACACCGGCATCCGCCTGCTCGCGACCGGCGACGCCACCGACGACCACTACCTCGAAGGCATCGGCGAGCTGGCCGATGGCCTGGTGACCAGCCACCACTACTCGTTTGCCCACGAGTCGGCGGCCAACCGCCGCTTCACCGGCGTCTTCGAGACCGAGTACGGCAGCCATCTGCGGCCCGGCTATTTCGCGGTGGCGGCGCACGATGCGCTCGCGGCCGCCGACGCCGCGATGAGTTCGCCGGCCGCGCGCGGCGGCGCGAGCGCAGAACAGCTGGTGAATGCTTTCCGGGGCCTCCGGCTCGAGAGTCCGCGCGGCCCGATCGAGATCGACGCCCACACCCGGGACATCGTGCAGGCCGTCTACATCCGCCGCACCGAAAGGCTCGACGGGCGCTGGATCAACCGCGAGTTCGAACGCTTCGAGCGGGTGCGCGACCCGGCGCTGTGA
- a CDS encoding acyl-CoA thioesterase, with the protein MSDISSTAAAATLKSLPTDMELVLKVIPMPADCNANGDIFGGWVMAQCDLAGSVIPARYAKGRQATVAVNEFIFKQPVRLGDILSFYSKLVRIGRTSVTVTVEVFAERFRAQGEYIKVTQATFTYVAIDDNGRPRPIEQQP; encoded by the coding sequence ATGTCCGATATTTCCAGCACCGCCGCTGCCGCAACCCTCAAGAGCCTGCCCACCGACATGGAGCTGGTGCTCAAGGTCATTCCGATGCCGGCCGACTGCAACGCCAATGGCGACATCTTCGGCGGCTGGGTCATGGCGCAGTGCGACCTGGCGGGTTCGGTCATTCCGGCGCGCTATGCCAAGGGCCGCCAGGCCACCGTGGCGGTCAACGAATTCATCTTCAAGCAGCCGGTGCGGCTGGGCGACATCCTCTCGTTCTATTCGAAGCTGGTGCGCATCGGCCGCACCTCGGTCACGGTCACGGTCGAGGTCTTTGCCGAGCGCTTCCGGGCCCAGGGCGAATACATCAAGGTGACGCAGGCCACCTTCACCTACGTGGCCATCGACGACAACGGCCGGCCCCGGCCCATCGAGCAGCAGCCCTGA
- a CDS encoding ABCB family ABC transporter ATP-binding protein/permease: MRRSGEALPPPSHTATGHAPARSDRSDWATLRRLFPYLWQYKWRVIAALGFMVGAKVANVGVPVLLKNLIDTMTPKPDMAQALLIVPIGLLLAYGLLRFSTALFGELRELIFAKATEGTARQIALEVFGHLHSLSLRFHLERQTGGMTRDIERGTRGVHSLISMSLYSIVPTIIELALVLTILGVKFDSLFVWITGVALVLYITFTVTVTEWRTQFRKTMNELDSMAQSRAVDSLLNYETVKYFNNEEFEAKRYDASLDRYRKAAIKSQRTLSMLNTGQQLIIAASLVLMLWRATSGVVEGRMTLGDLVMVNAFMIQLYIPLNFLGVIYREIKQSLTDLDKMFVLMEKEREVRDAPGAQPLAGVDSTVRFEDVSFAYEPDRPILKHVSFEIPAGKTVAVVGPSGSGKSTLARLLYRFYDIQQGRITIGGQDIRDVQQSSVRRAIGIVPQDTVLFNDTVEYNIAYGRPGATREEVEGAARAARIHDFISATPKGYETTVGERGLKLSGGEKQRVAIARTLLKNPPIVIFDEATSALDSANERAIQSELRSAAQDKTTLVIAHRLSTVVDAHEILVLEAGVIVERGTHAELLAKQGRYAQMWALQKSEATPLM, encoded by the coding sequence ATGCGCCGCAGCGGCGAAGCCCTACCTCCCCCCTCCCACACCGCCACCGGCCATGCGCCGGCGCGCAGCGACCGCTCCGACTGGGCGACGCTGCGCCGCCTTTTTCCCTATCTCTGGCAGTACAAGTGGCGGGTGATCGCCGCGCTCGGCTTCATGGTGGGCGCCAAGGTGGCCAACGTGGGCGTGCCGGTGCTGCTCAAGAACCTGATCGACACGATGACGCCCAAGCCGGACATGGCCCAGGCGCTGCTGATCGTGCCCATCGGGCTCCTGCTGGCCTACGGGCTGCTGCGTTTTTCGACCGCGCTCTTCGGCGAGCTGCGCGAGCTGATCTTCGCCAAGGCCACCGAGGGCACGGCGCGGCAGATCGCGCTGGAGGTGTTCGGCCACCTGCATTCGCTGAGCCTGCGCTTCCACCTGGAGCGCCAGACCGGCGGCATGACGCGCGACATCGAGCGCGGCACGCGCGGCGTGCATTCGCTCATTTCGATGTCGCTCTACAGCATCGTGCCGACCATCATCGAGCTGGCGCTGGTGCTCACCATCCTGGGCGTGAAGTTCGATTCGCTGTTCGTCTGGATCACGGGCGTGGCGCTGGTGCTCTACATCACCTTCACGGTCACGGTGACCGAGTGGCGCACCCAGTTCCGCAAGACCATGAACGAGCTCGACTCGATGGCCCAGAGCCGCGCGGTCGACTCGCTGCTGAACTACGAAACCGTCAAGTACTTCAACAACGAGGAGTTCGAGGCGAAGCGCTACGACGCCAGCCTGGACCGCTACCGCAAGGCCGCCATCAAGAGCCAGCGCACGCTGAGCATGCTCAACACCGGCCAGCAGCTGATCATCGCAGCCAGCCTGGTGCTGATGCTCTGGCGCGCCACCTCGGGTGTGGTCGAGGGGCGCATGACGCTGGGCGACCTGGTGATGGTCAACGCCTTCATGATCCAGCTCTACATTCCGCTCAACTTCCTGGGCGTGATCTACCGCGAGATCAAGCAGAGCCTGACCGACCTCGACAAGATGTTCGTGCTGATGGAAAAGGAGCGCGAGGTGCGCGATGCGCCCGGGGCGCAGCCGCTCGCGGGCGTCGACTCCACGGTCCGCTTCGAGGACGTGAGCTTTGCCTACGAGCCCGACCGGCCCATCCTCAAGCACGTGAGCTTCGAGATCCCGGCCGGCAAGACGGTGGCCGTGGTCGGCCCCTCGGGTTCGGGCAAGTCGACGCTCGCGCGGCTGCTCTATCGCTTCTACGACATACAGCAGGGCCGCATCACCATCGGCGGCCAGGACATCCGCGACGTGCAGCAGTCGAGCGTGCGCCGCGCGATCGGCATCGTGCCCCAGGACACGGTGCTGTTCAACGACACGGTCGAATACAACATTGCCTACGGCCGCCCCGGTGCGACCCGCGAAGAGGTGGAAGGCGCGGCCCGCGCAGCGCGCATCCACGACTTCATCTCGGCCACGCCCAAGGGCTATGAAACCACCGTGGGCGAGCGCGGCCTCAAGTTGTCGGGTGGAGAGAAGCAGCGCGTGGCCATTGCACGCACGTTGCTCAAGAACCCGCCGATCGTGATCTTCGACGAGGCCACCTCGGCGCTCGACTCGGCCAACGAGCGCGCCATCCAGTCGGAGCTCAGGAGCGCCGCGCAGGACAAGACCACGCTGGTCATCGCGCACCGCCTGTCGACGGTGGTCGACGCGCACGAGATCCTGGTGCTCGAAGCCGGCGTGATCGTCGAGCGCGGCACGCATGCCGAGCTGCTCGCCAAACAGGGCCGCTATGCGCAGATGTGGGCTTTGCAGAAGAGCGAAGCAACACCGCTGATGTAG
- a CDS encoding 2-hydroxyacid dehydrogenase encodes MSTKIPLLVLNSLSSAHQAQIAEVYDMTYAFDPAARAAAIAEHGRKFRAVLTIGVIGITPEEIAAMPALELVCCMGAGYEGVPLEVTRARGIATANGAGTNDDCVADHAFGLLIGIVRGFRQLDRLCREGVWREEIPQPPNVSGKKLGILGLGTIGQKIAKRAAAFDMEIGYHNRKPREGAAHRYFDDLKPLAAWADFLVLAAPGGPATRHLVNAEVLDALGPQGYLVSIGRGSVVDTEALAAALRENRIAGAGLDVYESEPRRPEPLIGLDNVLLTPHMAGWSPEATQKSVDHFLANAEGHFAGRGVVTPI; translated from the coding sequence GTGTCGACCAAGATTCCCCTGCTGGTGCTCAACAGCCTTTCGAGCGCCCACCAGGCCCAGATTGCCGAGGTCTATGACATGACCTATGCCTTCGATCCCGCCGCGCGCGCCGCCGCCATTGCCGAGCACGGCCGGAAATTCCGCGCGGTGCTGACCATCGGCGTGATCGGCATCACGCCCGAAGAGATTGCGGCCATGCCGGCGCTCGAGCTGGTCTGCTGCATGGGCGCGGGCTACGAGGGCGTGCCGCTCGAAGTGACCCGTGCGCGCGGCATCGCCACCGCCAATGGCGCGGGCACCAACGACGACTGCGTGGCCGACCATGCCTTCGGCCTCCTGATCGGCATCGTTCGCGGCTTCCGCCAGCTCGACCGGCTGTGCCGCGAGGGCGTGTGGCGCGAGGAAATCCCGCAGCCGCCGAACGTGTCGGGCAAGAAGCTCGGCATCCTGGGGCTCGGCACCATCGGCCAGAAGATCGCCAAGCGCGCGGCCGCGTTCGACATGGAGATCGGCTATCACAACCGCAAGCCGCGCGAAGGCGCAGCGCACCGCTACTTCGACGACCTGAAGCCGCTGGCCGCCTGGGCCGACTTCCTGGTGCTGGCCGCGCCGGGCGGGCCTGCCACGCGCCACCTCGTGAATGCCGAGGTACTCGACGCGCTCGGGCCGCAGGGCTATCTGGTCAGCATCGGGCGCGGCAGCGTGGTCGACACCGAGGCGCTGGCCGCAGCGCTGCGCGAGAACCGCATCGCGGGCGCGGGCCTCGACGTGTACGAGAGCGAGCCCAGGCGGCCCGAACCGCTGATCGGACTCGACAACGTGCTGCTCACGCCGCACATGGCGGGCTGGTCGCCCGAGGCCACGCAGAAGTCGGTCGACCATTTCCTTGCGAATGCCGAAGGGCACTTTGCGGGGCGCGGCGTGGTGACACCGATCTGA